The DNA window tatatatatatatatatatatatatatatatatatacacacacacacctgaatgtttgtttattctcagacacacacacatgaaagaatgaaaggaaactaATAACCCACTTGgttgatagacaaatagatatacatgcatagctATCCTCAGATGCATCcatttatatagacagacagacagacagactgacagatcgACAAGCCAAATACAAAGGTAACCTATCTGCTTCAGACCTGTTTCTCGTTGAGGTCAACCAGTCCTTTAATCTTCAGTTCTGAGACAATGGTGTCATTATTGAAAATCCGGGGTGAAGCTCTCCTGCCGTTCTTCTCGACGTAGGCTTTGATTCCAAGAATGGTAGAGAATCCTTTGAGTTCTGGGTATTGATAGTGGAGACACCTGGAGACAGATAAGGTAGACAGGTAGGagagcatgaatgtatgtacgtgtgcacgtgtctgtgcatgtatgtttgtgtatatttgcatgtgtgtctgtgtgtacgtgaagcatgaagcaaatctgtggtattggttagaatatttgttataaggatatttctgcttcagcaccGAAGCTATCTGAAGtgaaatggaaaataggtcagtttgaaaacattgatgtccaggtgacaTGGAAGGGAAGAggagtcatttcctttgatttttagatagaagcaactaagaaataatgtttattgaccaaggacgaaaaaaaaaaaaaaaattgtcacagagagagagagagagagggtgagcaAGTACTTACGGTCCCTTATCGTTGATGACGGAACACTGGCGTGTGATTCGATCCTGAAGAACGGTGGCTTCATAATAATGTTGGGGGACCAATACGAGGTAATCCTGtataagagagatagaaaggaagtgagagggagagtgtgagtgggagagagagaaagagagaggaagtatgaggagggaaaagagaaagacagagagaggaggagtggaaggagggagagagagggagtggtagactgagagagaagggggaggagaaagagtgagtggaaggcagagtaagtgagagagaggctggcccctttgaaatacaggtacaacagaaacaggaagaaagagtgagagacagttgtggtgaaagattacagcagggttcgccacgatcccctgccggagcctcgtggagcttttaggtgttttcgctcaataaacactcacaacgcccggtctgggaatcgaaaccgcgatcctacgaccgcgagtccgctgccctaaccactgagccattgcgcctcccttaactcataaagcaaaactaGAAGACATCCTGCCAACCAATTCCTTCCCAGCCTGCTGAAGNNNNNNNNNNNNNNNNNNNNNNNNNNNNNNNNNNNNNNNNNNNNNNNNNNNNNNNNNNNNNNNNNNNNNNNNNNNNNNNNNNNNNNNNNNNNNNNNNNNNNNNNNNNNNNNNNNNNNNNNNNNNNNNNNNNNNNNNNNNNNNNNNNNNNNNNNNNNNNNNNNNNNNNNNNNNNNNNNNNNNNNNNNNNNNNNNNNNNNNNNNNNNNNNNNNNNNNNNNNNNNNNNNNNNNNNNNNNNNNNNNNNNNNNNNNNNNNNNNNNNNNNNNNNNNNNNNNNNNNNNNNNNNNNNNNNNNNNNNNNNNNNNNNNNNNNNNNNNNNNNNNNNNNNNNNNNNNNNNNNNNNNNNNNNNNNNNNNNNNNNNNNNNNNNNNNNNNNNNNNNNNNNNNNNNNNNNNNNNNNNNNNNNNNNNNNNNNNNNNNNNNNNNNNNNNNNNNNNNNNNNNNNNNNNNNNNNNNNNNNNNNNNNNNNNNNNNNNNNNNNNNNNNNNNNNNNNNNNNNNNNNNNNNNNNNNNNNNNNNNNNNNNNNNNNNNNNNNNNNNNNNNNNNNNNNNNNNNNNNNNNNNNNNNNNNNNNNNNNNNNNNNNNNNNNNNNNNNNNNNNNNNNNNNNNNNNNNNNNNNNNNNNNNNNNNNNNNNNNNNNNNNNNNNNNNNNNNNNNNNNNNNNNNNNNNNNNNNNNNNNNNNNNNNNNNNNNNNNNNNNNNNNNNNNNNNNNNNNNNNNNNNNNNNNNNNNNNNNNNNNNNNNNNNNNNNNNNNNNNNNNNNNNNNNNNNNNNNNNNNNNNNNNNNNNNNNNNNNNNNNNNNNNNNNNNNNNNNNNNNNNNNNNNNNNNNNNNNNNNNNNNNNNNNNNNNNNNNNNNNNNNNNNNNNNNNNNNNNNNNNNNNNNNNNNNNNNNNNNNNNNNNNNNNNNNNNNNNNNNNNNNNNNNNNNNNNNNNNNNNNNNNNNNNNNNNNNNNNNNNNNNNNNNNNNNNNNNNNNNNNNNNNNNNNNNNNNNNNNNNNNNNNNNNNNNNNNNNNNNNNNNNNNNNNNNNNNNNNNNNNNNNNNNNNNNNNNNNNNNNNNNNNNNNNNNNNNNNNNNNNNNNNNNNNNNNNNNNNNNNNNNNNNNNNNNNNNNNNNNNNNNNNNNNNNNNNNNNNNNNNNNNNNNNNNNNNNNNNNNNNNNNNNNNNNNNNNNNNNNNNNNNNNNNNNNNNNNNNNNNNNNNNNNNNNNNNNNNNNNNNNNNNNNNNNNNNNNNNNNNNNNNNNNNNNNNNNNNNNNNNNNNNNNNNNNNNNNNNNNNNNNNNNNNNNNNNNNNNNNNNNNNNNNNNNNNNNNNNNNNNNNNNNNNNNNNNNNNNNNNNNNNNNNNNNNNNNNNNNNNNNNNNNNNNNNNNNNNNNNNNNNNNNNNNNNNNN is part of the Octopus bimaculoides isolate UCB-OBI-ISO-001 unplaced genomic scaffold, ASM119413v2 Scaffold_354209, whole genome shotgun sequence genome and encodes:
- the LOC128251522 gene encoding laminin subunit alpha-3-like, whose translation is MCMYVEGKKCKKPDYLVLVPQHYYEATVLQDRITRQCSVINDKGPCLHYQYPELKGFSTILGIKAYVEKNGRRASPRIFNNDTIVSELKIKGLVDLNEKQRKLKFDVNVPHPGMYVLVINYHNPGQVKENTIQILGPSRLSGGLTLLECSYRYVCQSVYFPALNCLLDYL